The following are encoded in a window of Gossypium raimondii isolate GPD5lz chromosome 13, ASM2569854v1, whole genome shotgun sequence genomic DNA:
- the LOC105782225 gene encoding uncharacterized protein LOC105782225, which translates to MANLNESTTLVPSESSDQRRTLMVDLNVNVLQPSMNQQNRTSSHDGPVAILWDIENCPVPSDVRPEDVAGNIRMALRVHPIIKGAVVVFSAYGDFNAFPRRLREGCQRTGVKLIDVPNGRKDAADKAILVDMFLFALDNPPPSSIMLISGDVDFAPALHILGQRGYTIILVIPAGVGVSSALNNAGNFVWDWPSVARGEGFVPPSKAIMPPQGGTADIAGYFMGCHISDNPDGQNEEEAIVYRGISKSYYNSRDFSIVSQSLSEYTSNSSIAIPSCPTTLRSQSLPSGLNEASGCLSTYDQNDTMWVQPGDINGLKGQLVKLLELSGGCMPLIRVPAEYHKFFGRPLYIAEYGAFKLVNLFKKMGDTLAIDGKGHKKFVYLRNWKACPSAPPLVLTRKDKKGKGNQEESLDIAAGVGSSDEFSDEERVVVEEHYEKRNEGRTNFGEAGCEVDDRNLEQFKYELQEILVSYSCRIFLGCFEEIYQQRYKKMLDYQKLGVEKLEELFDKVRDVVFLHEEPLSKRKFLYAVGS; encoded by the coding sequence ATGGCCAATCTAAATGAATCAACGACCTTAGTTCCTTCAGAGTCCTCGGATCAAAGGCGTACACTTATGGTGGACCTAAATGTGAATGTACTTCAACCTTCTATGAACCAGCAAAACCGAACATCATCCCATGATGGTCCTGTGGCTATCCTTTGGGATATAGAGAACTGCCCTGTCCCCAGTGATGTACGCCCTGAAGATGTAGCGGGGAATATAAGAATGGCTTTGCGAGTGCATCCTATAATTAAAGGAGCTGTTGTGGTGTTCTCTGCATACGGGGATTTTAATGCCTTCCCCAGGAGACTCAGGGAGGGCTGTCAGAGAACTGGAGTCAAACTCATAGATGTCCCAAATGGAAGGAAGGATGCTGCCGACAAGGCTATCTTGGTTGACATGTTCTTATTTGCCCTTGATAACCCCCCACCTTCATCTATCATGCTGATTTCGGGGGATGTTGATTTTGCTCCGGCTCTTCACATTCTTGGTCAACGTGGCTATACAATCATTCTTGTTATTCCTGCCGGAGTAGGAGTTTCATCTGCACTGAACAATGCCGGTAATTTTGTTTGGGATTGGCCTAGCGTTGCTCGTGGGGAAGGCTTTGTACCTCCATCTAAGGCCATAATGCCTCCTCAAGGAGGAACAGCTGATATTGCTGGGTATTTCATGGGTTGCCATATTAGTGACAATCCAGATGGCCAAAATGAAGAAGAGGCAATAGTTTATCGGGGCATTTCGAAAAGCTATTACAACTCAAGAGATTTCTCGATTGTGTCGCAATCTTTATCTGAATATACAAGTAACTCTTCAATAGCCATACCTTCGTGCCCTACAACTTTGAGGTCGCAAAGTCTCCCATCTGGTTTGAATGAAGCGTCAGGATGTCTGAGCACTTATGATCAGAATGACACTATGTGGGTACAGCCCGGAGACATAAATGGGTTAAAGGGACAACTGGTGAAATTGCTTGAACTTTCAGGAGGATGCATGCCCCTTATCCGTGTTCCAGCAGAGTATCATAAATTTTTCGGAAGGCCTCTTTACATAGCAGAGTATGGAGCATTCAAACTTGTTAATCTTTTCAAAAAGATGGGTGACACTCTAGCAATTGACGGAAAAGGTCATAAGAAATTCGTCTACCTTCGAAATTGGAAAGCTTGCCCAAGTGCACCTCCTTTGGTTTTAACAAGGAAAGATAAGAAGGGTAAGGGGAACCAGGAGGAAAGCCTGGACATTGCTGCAGGTGTTGGCTCTTCTGATGAGTTCTCCGATGAAGAAAGAGTGGTAGTTGAAGAACATTACGAGAAGAGGAATGAAGGAAGAACCAACTTTGGGGAAGCAGGATGTGAAGTCGATGACCGTAACCTCGAGCAATTTAAATATGAGTTGCAGGAAATTCTCGTGAGTTATTCTTGCCGAATTTTCTTGGGTTGCTTCGAAGAAATATACCAGCAACGATACAAGAAAATGCTCGACTATCAAAAGCTAGGCGTGGAGAAGCTGGAGGAGTTGTTTGACAAGGTGAGGGATGTAGTCTTCTTGCATGAAGAACCACTAAGCAAGAGAAAATTTCTCTATGCAGTAGGCAGCTAA
- the LOC105782224 gene encoding probable receptor-like protein kinase At1g49730 isoform X1, whose product MVVYAKAMLGFLAFIGLQLPLILADCPLDLSGSNFTLVASLCSNKNERGKCCRYMNAFVAFSVARHANVTGNLGVTSNLSDVCIHSILQTMELYGVPRNATNFCGFGTKIPVSYYCRDRTTVSQMLESPKFMDVTKNCKLPLSQENECRKCLNAGINYVHRLVGSQDNITLSTCRDATFAALASQVDNISAVEIASCFFQVGGFNIPPVSGSSPSPPAHKASPSPLVAATPNQLVLGAPSNQKHHEHHLMSILGIGIAVTVAAIMMLIVLVVLICKKSRELEDSESVNKNSSKHFPICRPMHKFQEGTSSMFRKYSYKETKRGTYDGTVIGRGGFGTVYKAQYTDGSMVAVKRMNRVSEQGEDEFCREIELLARLHHRHLVSLRGFCIKKRERFLMYEYMSNGSLKDHLHCPRKTPLSWETRIQIAIDVANALEYLHFYCDPPLCHRDIKSSNILLDENFVAKVADFGLAHASKGGSICLEPANTDIRGTPGYMDPEYVVTQELTDKSDVYSYGVLLLEMLTARRVVQDGVSLVESTQILLASESRLTELLDPHIKDSFDLDQLQTVVSIVRWCTQREGRARPSMKQVLQLLYESSDLMQSGFIQAVEDEDYEGGSDGRGRLSRVKIPRSGPLFHSGDGRYLASSSSTSRSYCSRSFLLETGSPRSPQNILSL is encoded by the exons ATGGTGGTTTATGCGAAGGCAATGTTGGGTTTTCTGGCTTTTATTGGTTTGCAGCTTCCTTTGATACTGGCAG ATTGCCCCTTAGATTTGAGTGGATCAAATTTTACTCTCGTGGCTTCTTTATGCTCGAATAAAAATGAGAGAGGAAAGTGCTGCCGCTATATGAATGCTTTTGTTGCATTTTCCGTTGCTCGTCATGCAAATGTGACAGGCAACCTAGGGGTTACATCGAATTTATCTGATGTTTGCATCCATTCCATATTGCAAACCATGGAGCTATATGGGGTCCCTCGAAATGCCACGAATTTCTGTGGGTTTGGTACGAAGATCCCCGTTAGTTATTACTGTAGGGATCGAACAACTGTATCGCAGATGCTCGAGTCTCCAAAATTTATGGATGTCACAAAGAACTGCAAACTGCCACTGTCGCAGGAAAATGAATGCCGAAAGTGTTTAAATGCTGGCATTAACTATGTCCATCGTCTAGTTGGATCTCAAGATAATATCACATTGAGTACTTGCCGAGATGCGACCTTTGCTGCACTTGCAAGCCAAGTTGATAACATTTCAGCTGTCGAAATTGCAAGTTGTTTTTTTCAAGTTGGGGGATTTAACATCCCACCAG TTTCGGGGTCATCTCCATCTCCACCTGCCCATAAGGCTTCTCCTAGTCCATTGGTTGCTGCTACACCAAATCAACTCGTGTTGGGAGCTCCTTCGAACCAAAAACACCATGAACACCACCTAATGTCTATTCTTGGCATTGGGATAGCAGTTACGGTAGCTGCCATTATGATGCTTATAGTTTTGGTGGTCTTGATTTGTAAGAAAAGCAGAGAGTTGGAGGATTCCGAGAGTGTGAACAAGAACTCTTCAAAACACTTTCCTATTTGTAGGCCCATGCATAAATTCCAGGAAG GTACTTCATCGATGTTTCGAAAATACAGCTACAAGGAAACAAAAAGGGGAACTTATGATGGCACCGTCATTGGACGAGGAGGATTCGGGACAGTGTACAAAGCTCAATATACTGATGGCTCAATGGTAGCTGTGAAGCGGATGAACAGAGTCTCAGAGCAGGGAGAAGATGAATTTTGTCGAGAGATAGAACTCCTCGCTAGGTTACACCATCGGCATCTAGTTTCTCTAAGAGGATTTTGCATTAAAAAGCGCGAGAG GTTTCTAATGTACGAGTACATGTCAAATGGAAGCCTAAAGGATCATCTTCATT GCCCCAGAAAAACTCCACTGAGTTGGGAAACCAGAATACAAATTGCGATCGATGTGGCTAATGCTTTG GAGTACCTTCACTTTTATTGTGATCCACCTCTGTGCCACAGGGACATCAAATCAAGCAACATTCTGTTGGATGAGAATTTTGTTGCAAAG GTTGCGGATTTTGGCCTTGCACATGCTTCAAAAGGTGGCTCTATTTGCTTAGAACCTGCAAATACTGACATCCGTGGAACTCCAG GTTATATGGATCCTGAATATGTGGTCACTCAAGAGCTCACTGATAAAAGCGATGTGTACAGCTATGGTGTGCTACTTTTGGAGATGCTGACTGCAAGACGAGTCGTACAAGATGGTGTGAGTTTGGTAGAATCAACCCAAATACTGTTGGCATCAGAGTCGAGGCTAACCGAGCTTCTAGACCCCCATATTAAGGACTCCTTCGACTTAGACCAACTTCAGACAGTTGTGTCGATTGTGAGATGGTGCACCCAAAGAGAAGGGCGGGCTAGACCTTCAATGAAACAAGTCCTTCAGCTTTTGTACGAGAGTTCAGATCTGATGCAAAGTGGGTTTATACAAGCCGTTGAAGATGAAGATTATGAAGGTGGTAGCGACGGAAGAGGACGGCTAAGCAGAGTGAAAATTCCTAGGAGTGGACCCCTTTTTCACAGTGGGGATGGAAGATACCTTGCTTCATCTTCAAGCACATCGAGGTCATATTGCAGTAGAAGCTTTTTACTGGAAACCGGTTCGCCGCGATCCCCTCAAAACATACTCTCCCTTTGA
- the LOC105782224 gene encoding probable receptor-like protein kinase At1g49730 isoform X2, which produces MVVYAKAMLGFLAFIGLQLPLILADCPLDLSGSNFTLVASLCSNKNERGKCCRYMNAFVAFSVARHANVTGNLGVTSNLSDVCIHSILQTMELYGVPRNATNFCGFGTKIPVSYYCRDRTTVSQMLESPKFMDVTKNCKLPLSQENECRKCLNAGINYVHRLVGSQDNITLSTCRDATFAALASQVDNISAVEIASCFFQVGGFNIPPVSGSSPSPPAHKASPSPLVAATPNQLVLGAPSNQKHHEHHLMSILGIGIAVTVAAIMMLIVLVVLICKKSRELEDSESVNKNSSKHFPICRPMHKFQEGTSSMFRKYSYKETKRGTYDGTVIGRGGFGTVYKAQYTDGSMVAVKRMNRVSEQGEDEFCREIELLARLHHRHLVSLRGFCIKKRERFLMYEYMSNGSLKDHLHCPRKTPLSWETRIQIAIDVANALEYLHFYCDPPLCHRDIKSSNILLDENFVAKVADFGLAHASKGGSICLEPANTDIRGTPAMVCYFWRC; this is translated from the exons ATGGTGGTTTATGCGAAGGCAATGTTGGGTTTTCTGGCTTTTATTGGTTTGCAGCTTCCTTTGATACTGGCAG ATTGCCCCTTAGATTTGAGTGGATCAAATTTTACTCTCGTGGCTTCTTTATGCTCGAATAAAAATGAGAGAGGAAAGTGCTGCCGCTATATGAATGCTTTTGTTGCATTTTCCGTTGCTCGTCATGCAAATGTGACAGGCAACCTAGGGGTTACATCGAATTTATCTGATGTTTGCATCCATTCCATATTGCAAACCATGGAGCTATATGGGGTCCCTCGAAATGCCACGAATTTCTGTGGGTTTGGTACGAAGATCCCCGTTAGTTATTACTGTAGGGATCGAACAACTGTATCGCAGATGCTCGAGTCTCCAAAATTTATGGATGTCACAAAGAACTGCAAACTGCCACTGTCGCAGGAAAATGAATGCCGAAAGTGTTTAAATGCTGGCATTAACTATGTCCATCGTCTAGTTGGATCTCAAGATAATATCACATTGAGTACTTGCCGAGATGCGACCTTTGCTGCACTTGCAAGCCAAGTTGATAACATTTCAGCTGTCGAAATTGCAAGTTGTTTTTTTCAAGTTGGGGGATTTAACATCCCACCAG TTTCGGGGTCATCTCCATCTCCACCTGCCCATAAGGCTTCTCCTAGTCCATTGGTTGCTGCTACACCAAATCAACTCGTGTTGGGAGCTCCTTCGAACCAAAAACACCATGAACACCACCTAATGTCTATTCTTGGCATTGGGATAGCAGTTACGGTAGCTGCCATTATGATGCTTATAGTTTTGGTGGTCTTGATTTGTAAGAAAAGCAGAGAGTTGGAGGATTCCGAGAGTGTGAACAAGAACTCTTCAAAACACTTTCCTATTTGTAGGCCCATGCATAAATTCCAGGAAG GTACTTCATCGATGTTTCGAAAATACAGCTACAAGGAAACAAAAAGGGGAACTTATGATGGCACCGTCATTGGACGAGGAGGATTCGGGACAGTGTACAAAGCTCAATATACTGATGGCTCAATGGTAGCTGTGAAGCGGATGAACAGAGTCTCAGAGCAGGGAGAAGATGAATTTTGTCGAGAGATAGAACTCCTCGCTAGGTTACACCATCGGCATCTAGTTTCTCTAAGAGGATTTTGCATTAAAAAGCGCGAGAG GTTTCTAATGTACGAGTACATGTCAAATGGAAGCCTAAAGGATCATCTTCATT GCCCCAGAAAAACTCCACTGAGTTGGGAAACCAGAATACAAATTGCGATCGATGTGGCTAATGCTTTG GAGTACCTTCACTTTTATTGTGATCCACCTCTGTGCCACAGGGACATCAAATCAAGCAACATTCTGTTGGATGAGAATTTTGTTGCAAAG GTTGCGGATTTTGGCCTTGCACATGCTTCAAAAGGTGGCTCTATTTGCTTAGAACCTGCAAATACTGACATCCGTGGAACTCCAG CTATGGTGTGCTACTTTTGGAGATGCTGA
- the LOC105782224 gene encoding probable receptor-like protein kinase At1g49730 isoform X3 — MVVYAKAMLGFLAFIGLQLPLILADCPLDLSGSNFTLVASLCSNKNERGKCCRYMNAFVAFSVARHANVTGNLGVTSNLSDVCIHSILQTMELYGVPRNATNFCGFGTKIPVSYYCRDRTTVSQMLESPKFMDVTKNCKLPLSQENECRKCLNAGINYVHRLVGSQDNITLSTCRDATFAALASQVDNISAVEIASCFFQVGGFNIPPVSGSSPSPPAHKASPSPLVAATPNQLVLGAPSNQKHHEHHLMSILGIGIAVTVAAIMMLIVLVVLICKKSRELEDSESVNKNSSKHFPICRPMHKFQEGTSSMFRKYSYKETKRGTYDGTVIGRGGFGTVYKAQYTDGSMVAVKRMNRVSEQGEDEFCREIELLARLHHRHLVSLRGFCIKKRERFLMYEYMSNGSLKDHLHCPRKTPLSWETRIQIAIDVANALEYLHFYCDPPLCHRDIKSSNILLDENFVAKVADFGLAHASKGGSICLEPANTDIRGTPG, encoded by the exons ATGGTGGTTTATGCGAAGGCAATGTTGGGTTTTCTGGCTTTTATTGGTTTGCAGCTTCCTTTGATACTGGCAG ATTGCCCCTTAGATTTGAGTGGATCAAATTTTACTCTCGTGGCTTCTTTATGCTCGAATAAAAATGAGAGAGGAAAGTGCTGCCGCTATATGAATGCTTTTGTTGCATTTTCCGTTGCTCGTCATGCAAATGTGACAGGCAACCTAGGGGTTACATCGAATTTATCTGATGTTTGCATCCATTCCATATTGCAAACCATGGAGCTATATGGGGTCCCTCGAAATGCCACGAATTTCTGTGGGTTTGGTACGAAGATCCCCGTTAGTTATTACTGTAGGGATCGAACAACTGTATCGCAGATGCTCGAGTCTCCAAAATTTATGGATGTCACAAAGAACTGCAAACTGCCACTGTCGCAGGAAAATGAATGCCGAAAGTGTTTAAATGCTGGCATTAACTATGTCCATCGTCTAGTTGGATCTCAAGATAATATCACATTGAGTACTTGCCGAGATGCGACCTTTGCTGCACTTGCAAGCCAAGTTGATAACATTTCAGCTGTCGAAATTGCAAGTTGTTTTTTTCAAGTTGGGGGATTTAACATCCCACCAG TTTCGGGGTCATCTCCATCTCCACCTGCCCATAAGGCTTCTCCTAGTCCATTGGTTGCTGCTACACCAAATCAACTCGTGTTGGGAGCTCCTTCGAACCAAAAACACCATGAACACCACCTAATGTCTATTCTTGGCATTGGGATAGCAGTTACGGTAGCTGCCATTATGATGCTTATAGTTTTGGTGGTCTTGATTTGTAAGAAAAGCAGAGAGTTGGAGGATTCCGAGAGTGTGAACAAGAACTCTTCAAAACACTTTCCTATTTGTAGGCCCATGCATAAATTCCAGGAAG GTACTTCATCGATGTTTCGAAAATACAGCTACAAGGAAACAAAAAGGGGAACTTATGATGGCACCGTCATTGGACGAGGAGGATTCGGGACAGTGTACAAAGCTCAATATACTGATGGCTCAATGGTAGCTGTGAAGCGGATGAACAGAGTCTCAGAGCAGGGAGAAGATGAATTTTGTCGAGAGATAGAACTCCTCGCTAGGTTACACCATCGGCATCTAGTTTCTCTAAGAGGATTTTGCATTAAAAAGCGCGAGAG GTTTCTAATGTACGAGTACATGTCAAATGGAAGCCTAAAGGATCATCTTCATT GCCCCAGAAAAACTCCACTGAGTTGGGAAACCAGAATACAAATTGCGATCGATGTGGCTAATGCTTTG GAGTACCTTCACTTTTATTGTGATCCACCTCTGTGCCACAGGGACATCAAATCAAGCAACATTCTGTTGGATGAGAATTTTGTTGCAAAG GTTGCGGATTTTGGCCTTGCACATGCTTCAAAAGGTGGCTCTATTTGCTTAGAACCTGCAAATACTGACATCCGTGGAACTCCAGGTTAG